One window of Chloroflexus aggregans DSM 9485 genomic DNA carries:
- the purM gene encoding phosphoribosylformylglycinamidine cyclo-ligase — MKYSAAGVDIAAATRAKELMTTAVRSTHGPAVLAGMGAFGGCFDAALALAGMQAPVLVSSTDGVGTKTLVAAALERYDTVGQDLVNHAVNDILVQGARPLFFLDYIAVAKLDPIQIAAIVSGVAAGCRAVSCALIGGETAEMPDIYAPGAFDLAGTIVGVVERADLLPRPDVTAGDAILALPSTGLHTNGYSLARRIVAQHFATEGYHARPSLLGGQTIGEALLAIHRCYLAEVNALRAVVPVKALCHITGGGIYDNLPRVLPKGMGAELVRGSWTIPPICQLLVEVGGLAESEAYHTLNMGLGMLVIVPTESVATAQKAVAEAQLVGRVTATPTVRLVDG, encoded by the coding sequence ATGAAATATAGTGCCGCCGGAGTTGATATTGCTGCCGCCACCCGGGCCAAAGAACTGATGACCACCGCCGTGCGCAGCACCCATGGGCCGGCCGTCTTGGCCGGAATGGGAGCGTTCGGTGGTTGTTTTGATGCCGCACTCGCTCTAGCCGGTATGCAGGCCCCGGTGCTCGTGAGCAGCACCGATGGTGTCGGGACCAAAACTTTAGTCGCCGCTGCTTTAGAACGCTACGATACGGTTGGGCAGGATTTAGTCAACCATGCCGTAAACGATATTTTGGTGCAGGGTGCGCGACCGCTCTTCTTTCTTGATTACATTGCCGTCGCCAAACTCGATCCCATCCAGATTGCCGCTATCGTCAGCGGTGTGGCAGCAGGATGTCGCGCCGTCAGTTGTGCGCTGATCGGGGGCGAAACGGCTGAAATGCCCGATATCTACGCCCCCGGTGCCTTCGATCTGGCCGGCACAATCGTCGGTGTGGTCGAACGGGCCGATCTCTTGCCGCGTCCTGATGTGACCGCCGGCGATGCGATCTTGGCCCTCCCTAGCACCGGTCTACATACCAATGGCTACTCGCTGGCCCGTCGGATCGTCGCTCAACACTTCGCCACCGAAGGCTACCACGCGCGTCCGTCATTGCTCGGCGGACAAACCATCGGCGAGGCGCTACTGGCTATTCACCGTTGTTATCTCGCTGAAGTGAACGCACTGCGCGCAGTTGTCCCGGTGAAAGCCCTCTGCCACATCACCGGTGGCGGGATTTATGACAATCTCCCCCGCGTGCTTCCCAAGGGGATGGGCGCAGAACTCGTGCGCGGCAGTTGGACCATTCCCCCGATTTGTCAGTTGCTGGTAGAAGTCGGTGGCCTCGCCGAGAGTGAGGCTTATCACACGCTCAATATGGGGCTGGGCATGCTGGTGATCGTCCCCACCGAGTCGGTTGCCACCGCCCAAAAGGCCGTTGCCGAAGCACAACTGGTCGGTAGAGTAACGGCCACACCGACAGTGCGCTTGGTCGACGGATAA
- the hisG gene encoding ATP phosphoribosyltransferase, translating into MTLRFAIPSKGSGYDATIALLESCGLRVTRANPRQYTAILRGLPNTEVLLHRPADIVAKVAEGAIDLGITGYDLLHEQYGDDDDDVLIIIDDLGFWRVELVFAVPQSWIDVTSWADLADLAVEFQAQGRRLRIATKYPNTVRRFCYTQGINVFELVESQGATEAAPSLGYADIIADITETGTAIRENQLKIVGGPILRSQAILIGSRRSLRGNPARLELVRQLCDLIEARRRGRQFYSLTANLPGTSVEEVGRKVTARHELAGLQGPTIAPVWSKFAGASGWYAVNIVVPQEELLPAIDYLRSIGASSITTVQVQHVFRAESEAFARLSARLSEERS; encoded by the coding sequence ATGACGCTGCGCTTTGCCATTCCCTCAAAGGGTTCCGGTTACGATGCCACCATTGCCTTACTTGAAAGTTGCGGTTTGCGTGTCACCCGTGCCAACCCGCGCCAGTATACGGCCATCCTACGTGGCCTGCCCAACACCGAGGTCTTGCTCCACCGCCCTGCCGATATTGTCGCCAAAGTAGCCGAAGGAGCAATTGATCTTGGTATCACCGGCTACGACTTGTTGCACGAACAATACGGCGACGACGATGATGATGTGCTCATCATCATTGATGATCTTGGCTTCTGGCGGGTAGAGCTTGTCTTTGCTGTGCCGCAAAGTTGGATCGACGTCACCTCGTGGGCCGATTTAGCCGATCTCGCGGTTGAGTTTCAAGCCCAAGGCCGCCGATTACGGATCGCAACGAAATACCCGAATACGGTGCGGAGGTTCTGCTACACCCAAGGGATCAACGTCTTCGAGCTGGTTGAGTCGCAAGGCGCTACCGAAGCAGCTCCCAGCCTTGGCTATGCCGACATTATTGCCGACATTACCGAAACCGGTACGGCCATTCGCGAGAATCAACTCAAGATCGTAGGGGGACCGATCCTTCGTTCACAAGCGATCCTGATCGGTTCACGCCGCTCGCTCCGTGGCAATCCGGCCCGACTCGAATTGGTCCGACAGCTTTGCGACCTGATCGAAGCGCGCCGACGTGGGCGTCAGTTCTATTCGCTGACGGCCAATCTACCCGGTACCTCAGTCGAAGAGGTGGGACGCAAGGTTACGGCACGCCACGAGCTGGCCGGTTTGCAGGGGCCAACCATTGCACCGGTATGGAGCAAGTTTGCCGGTGCGAGTGGTTGGTACGCCGTCAATATTGTCGTGCCACAAGAGGAATTGTTACCGGCCATCGATTATCTGCGCAGCATTGGCGCTAGTAGCATCACAACCGTTCAAGTACAACATGTCTTCCGAGCCGAAAGCGAGGCGTTTGCGCGACTCAGCGCTCGCCTCAGTGAGGAGCGATCATGA
- the hisZ gene encoding ATP phosphoribosyltransferase regulatory subunit: protein MTVDLVRGMRDVMPAEYLTSRHIQTILERTIAGFGYQMIDAPIIEHRELYLRKLGEDLVGKVYEFSFGGRDLALRPEWTASVLRAYVAGMQDQPLPLRLSYAGPVFRYERPQRHTYRQFTQVGGEIIGGLPPRADAEVIALACAGLNAAGVTDYTVRIGHIGLARELLSRFDLPERTRGLLVWSLERLRAEGLAPVRERVLANLGTPPEGLELPAGLDDAQAALWLERVLAAMGIDLRTGTRSPAEVIQRLLRTLRRADEQPLVEAALAQLARLAAITGTPHHTLPALTDLLGTESAAFRELQAILDLLIAHGVSPQQVIIDGALGRGLHYYTGLIFEIYDSEGNQLCGGGRYDDLVGALGGRQSVPAVGFAYGLERVVAAATPPEPTDPRTVLVAAVSDEDYPYAVLVANLLRMSGHTVVLDVRKRSIKDNLRDATRRGFAAAVIAGAAEREGEYVVWRDLATRTERRITLAELGGGV, encoded by the coding sequence GTGACCGTTGATCTTGTACGCGGTATGCGAGACGTGATGCCGGCGGAATATCTCACCAGCCGGCATATACAAACGATATTAGAGCGAACGATAGCCGGCTTTGGTTATCAAATGATCGATGCTCCGATCATCGAGCATCGTGAATTGTATCTGCGCAAATTAGGTGAAGATCTCGTCGGCAAAGTGTATGAATTTAGCTTTGGTGGGCGTGATTTAGCGTTGCGTCCCGAATGGACAGCATCGGTGCTACGGGCCTACGTGGCCGGGATGCAAGACCAACCGCTCCCGCTGCGGCTGAGCTATGCCGGACCGGTATTCCGCTACGAACGGCCTCAACGTCACACCTACCGGCAGTTTACTCAAGTCGGTGGCGAGATCATCGGTGGGCTGCCACCACGGGCCGATGCTGAGGTGATAGCCCTTGCCTGTGCCGGCCTTAACGCAGCCGGGGTAACCGATTACACAGTACGGATCGGTCATATTGGGCTGGCCCGCGAGCTGCTCAGCCGGTTTGACTTACCCGAACGAACCCGCGGGTTATTGGTTTGGAGCCTCGAACGGTTACGCGCCGAAGGCCTCGCACCGGTACGCGAGCGCGTCCTGGCCAATCTCGGTACACCACCGGAGGGTCTAGAATTGCCGGCCGGGCTTGATGACGCGCAGGCCGCACTCTGGCTCGAACGGGTGTTAGCCGCAATGGGGATCGATTTACGCACCGGTACGCGCAGTCCGGCTGAAGTTATTCAACGGCTATTACGGACTCTCCGCCGCGCCGATGAACAACCGCTGGTCGAAGCAGCATTGGCGCAATTGGCCCGCTTAGCCGCCATCACCGGTACGCCGCACCACACCTTGCCGGCCCTTACCGATTTACTCGGGACCGAATCGGCAGCGTTTCGCGAATTGCAAGCGATCCTCGATCTGCTCATCGCCCACGGCGTATCCCCCCAACAGGTGATCATCGATGGTGCCTTGGGCCGAGGTCTACATTACTACACCGGCTTGATCTTCGAAATCTACGACAGCGAAGGTAATCAACTCTGCGGTGGCGGGCGCTACGATGATCTGGTCGGCGCACTCGGTGGGCGGCAATCAGTACCGGCGGTAGGTTTTGCCTATGGACTGGAGCGGGTGGTTGCAGCCGCGACACCCCCAGAGCCAACCGATCCGCGCACCGTCTTGGTGGCCGCCGTGAGTGATGAAGACTACCCGTATGCCGTGCTGGTTGCCAACCTCCTGCGAATGAGTGGTCATACAGTCGTGCTCGATGTGCGCAAGCGCAGCATTAAAGACAACTTGCGTGATGCCACGCGCCGTGGCTTCGCCGCAGCGGTGATCGCCGGAGCTGCCGAACGCGAAGGGGAGTATGTCGTGTGGCGCGATTTAGCGACCCGTACCGAACGGCGCATTACCCTTGCTGAGTTAGGAGGGGGGGTATGA
- a CDS encoding response regulator transcription factor translates to MAKVLLVDDVYTARSMFERVLRHVGRHEVLSVSSGAEALAKVHEFAPDVIVLDISMADRDGLTVLRDLRAQGITCPIIAHTARTEKTPGEFVAQGFDAYVPKTGNLTNLLSTVRDLAKR, encoded by the coding sequence ATGGCCAAAGTCTTACTTGTCGATGATGTCTATACGGCCCGTTCGATGTTTGAGCGTGTGCTTCGTCATGTTGGACGACACGAAGTGCTCTCGGTCAGTAGCGGTGCTGAAGCACTGGCAAAAGTTCACGAGTTTGCTCCTGATGTGATCGTCCTTGATATTAGCATGGCCGACCGCGATGGCCTGACAGTGTTGCGCGATCTGCGTGCGCAAGGGATTACCTGCCCGATTATTGCCCACACCGCGCGTACCGAAAAGACACCGGGAGAGTTTGTCGCCCAAGGGTTTGATGCGTATGTGCCCAAGACGGGGAATCTGACCAATCTGCTGAGTACGGTGCGCGATTTGGCAAAGCGATAA
- a CDS encoding sensor histidine kinase, producing the protein MVARNIVPARTAVATPDESLVADLLPPMLVLLATLAGAALGILLLNRWDGNGWAYAIILLLILVTATSDRLRRQGQLQWSSITIVTATTLLPILSCTAFGFTDNNFVYLSVLGVFAAGIMVSSRAPYQATQAAILLYIILLLAADVIGQPRPTWFSAIGKILFLVILLLSAATLSWAAAYVVRGTINWAIDTAQKSERREQLLRETQATLERALLEWDLLNEQLYRTTLELEEARAAAEAAYRSKSNFMATMSHELRTPLNIIIGFSTAMIEHPEMYGDVKIDEQVLQDIAEIRRSGQHLLGLINDILDLAKIEAGKLELNRTNLALPPLLDETIRTAQALIGDRPIQLRREYHDSLPTVLADEVRIRQVLLNLVSNACKFTHMGEIAVGARAETDQVVLWVRDTGIGIAPADQERIFQQFEQVENADTRHHAGTGLGLSICRWLIELHGGRMWLESEVGKGSIFFFSLPRTRSGPDGSRTA; encoded by the coding sequence ATGGTTGCGCGCAACATCGTTCCCGCCCGCACCGCCGTCGCAACGCCTGATGAAAGTCTTGTCGCCGATCTTTTGCCACCAATGCTCGTTTTGTTGGCGACGTTGGCCGGTGCAGCACTCGGTATTCTGTTGCTGAACCGCTGGGACGGTAATGGCTGGGCATATGCGATCATTCTGTTGCTCATCCTGGTGACTGCAACCAGTGACCGGCTACGGCGACAGGGTCAATTGCAGTGGTCTAGTATCACGATTGTTACAGCAACGACCCTCTTACCGATACTGAGTTGCACGGCCTTTGGCTTCACCGACAACAACTTCGTCTATCTATCGGTACTAGGGGTATTTGCTGCCGGGATTATGGTCTCGTCGCGCGCACCCTATCAAGCGACGCAAGCGGCTATTCTGCTCTACATCATCTTGCTCCTGGCTGCTGATGTCATCGGCCAACCACGCCCAACATGGTTTTCCGCGATCGGTAAAATTCTCTTTCTCGTGATCCTGTTGCTCAGCGCTGCAACGCTGAGTTGGGCCGCAGCGTATGTGGTACGTGGCACCATCAATTGGGCAATTGATACTGCGCAAAAATCTGAACGGCGTGAGCAGTTACTGCGCGAGACGCAGGCCACGCTTGAGCGCGCTTTGCTCGAATGGGATTTGCTCAACGAGCAACTGTACCGCACCACGCTTGAGTTGGAAGAGGCACGCGCCGCTGCTGAAGCAGCCTACCGCTCAAAATCGAACTTTATGGCGACGATGTCGCACGAACTGCGGACACCACTCAATATTATCATCGGCTTCAGTACGGCAATGATCGAACACCCTGAAATGTACGGTGATGTCAAAATTGACGAGCAAGTCTTGCAAGATATTGCCGAAATCCGACGCAGTGGTCAGCATTTGTTGGGGTTGATCAACGATATTCTCGATCTGGCGAAGATAGAAGCCGGCAAACTCGAGCTTAATCGCACGAATCTCGCCTTGCCACCGTTACTTGATGAAACCATCCGCACGGCGCAAGCGTTAATCGGCGACCGGCCGATCCAGTTGCGGCGTGAGTATCATGACTCATTACCAACCGTCTTGGCCGATGAGGTACGTATCCGGCAGGTGCTCCTCAACCTGGTCTCGAATGCGTGCAAGTTTACCCATATGGGTGAGATTGCCGTTGGAGCACGCGCCGAGACCGACCAGGTGGTGCTTTGGGTACGCGATACCGGCATCGGGATTGCACCGGCCGATCAAGAACGGATCTTTCAGCAATTCGAGCAGGTAGAAAATGCCGATACTCGTCATCACGCCGGTACCGGTCTAGGTCTCTCGATCTGCCGCTGGCTGATCGAGTTGCATGGTGGGCGGATGTGGCTCGAGAGTGAAGTGGGCAAAGGTAGCATCTTTTTCTTCTCGCTACCACGCACTCGTTCCGGTCCTGATGGCTCGCGTACAGCCTAA
- a CDS encoding VWA domain-containing protein: protein MITRPLKLLTLLTLLIILLSGCGNLNGLLSGSDANAITITIAYSPEKDKWLTEQISRFNEQRLTVNNRRVRVEGINKSSGAARTEIKNGTLQVTVWSPSASTWLEVLKQETGNQNVAVSNKPLVLTPVVIAMWQPMAEAMGWPNKPIGWKDILDLTNDPQGWGRFGHPEWGRFSWGHTDPEISTTALSTLIAEFYAATGKREGLTIADVQSEEATRFIRDLGRSIKHYGYNTLIFSENMKKFGMSYISAFPMEEITLIDFNKFNPPLTPLVAIYPAEGTFWHDNPFIIMASANSDERDAAERFYEFLLSEESQRAAMSFGFRPANPNVPLTDPISPAFGVDPQGVQTVLAVPTAEVIVAIKNSWSLNRKRADIVLVVDTSGSMEGDKLTMVKAGIETFLMRILPEDRLGLITFASAARLVVPMAPLSDNRIALQDAVQAMRASGRTALFDALVLGKQVLEQLPPADDDRIRAIVLLSDGADNSSQASLDQIRTLFDESGISIFPVAYGNDADRQVLDAIAEFSRTIVVVGDTGDIAQIFENLSRYF from the coding sequence ATGATCACACGACCGCTGAAACTGCTTACGCTACTGACCCTACTGATCATCCTGCTCAGCGGCTGTGGTAATCTTAACGGATTACTCAGCGGAAGTGACGCCAATGCAATCACGATTACCATCGCCTATAGCCCGGAAAAGGACAAATGGCTGACCGAGCAGATTTCCCGTTTCAACGAACAGCGGCTCACCGTAAACAACCGCCGAGTGCGCGTCGAAGGGATTAACAAGTCTTCGGGCGCAGCCCGCACCGAGATTAAGAACGGCACGCTCCAAGTAACGGTATGGAGTCCATCGGCCAGTACGTGGTTGGAAGTACTGAAGCAAGAGACCGGTAATCAGAATGTGGCCGTTTCCAACAAGCCGCTCGTGCTCACCCCGGTCGTAATCGCAATGTGGCAGCCAATGGCCGAGGCGATGGGCTGGCCGAACAAGCCGATCGGCTGGAAGGATATTCTCGACCTAACCAACGACCCGCAGGGCTGGGGCCGCTTCGGTCATCCAGAATGGGGCCGTTTCTCGTGGGGCCATACCGACCCCGAAATCAGTACAACCGCGTTGAGTACCCTCATTGCCGAGTTCTACGCTGCAACCGGCAAACGTGAAGGATTAACCATCGCCGACGTCCAGAGCGAGGAAGCAACCCGCTTCATCCGTGACTTAGGGCGCAGTATTAAGCACTACGGCTACAATACGTTGATCTTCAGCGAAAACATGAAGAAGTTTGGTATGAGCTACATCTCGGCTTTCCCAATGGAGGAGATCACGCTCATCGACTTCAACAAGTTTAATCCACCACTAACACCGCTGGTCGCCATCTATCCGGCAGAAGGTACTTTCTGGCACGACAATCCCTTCATCATTATGGCAAGTGCCAATTCCGACGAACGTGACGCTGCCGAGCGGTTCTACGAATTCCTGCTCAGCGAAGAGAGCCAGCGGGCCGCGATGTCGTTCGGCTTTCGTCCTGCCAACCCCAACGTGCCGTTGACCGATCCGATCAGCCCGGCGTTTGGTGTTGATCCGCAAGGCGTGCAGACCGTCTTAGCTGTGCCGACGGCAGAGGTGATCGTCGCGATCAAGAACTCGTGGTCACTCAACCGCAAGCGGGCCGACATTGTGCTGGTAGTTGACACGTCTGGCTCGATGGAAGGCGATAAGCTCACTATGGTCAAGGCCGGGATCGAGACCTTTCTGATGCGGATTTTGCCTGAAGATCGCCTCGGTCTGATCACCTTCGCCTCAGCAGCCCGATTAGTGGTTCCGATGGCACCACTCAGCGATAATCGGATCGCCTTGCAAGATGCGGTGCAAGCGATGCGTGCCAGCGGGCGTACTGCATTGTTCGATGCATTGGTACTTGGGAAACAGGTTCTTGAACAGTTACCACCGGCAGACGATGATCGCATTCGCGCGATTGTGTTGCTCTCGGATGGTGCTGATAATTCAAGTCAGGCATCACTCGACCAAATCCGCACCTTGTTCGACGAGAGCGGGATCAGCATCTTCCCGGTAGCCTACGGGAACGACGCCGACCGACAGGTGCTTGATGCGATTGCCGAATTTTCGCGCACGATTGTCGTGGTCGGCGATACCGGTGATATTGCCCAGATTTTTGAAAATCTGAGCAGGTATTTCTAA
- a CDS encoding substrate-binding domain-containing protein, which yields MLRTSRLIAGTYLIATLVLIAITVMSGPVGWAPLPLPTAAPPIRLDIAISSEKEAWLRSALERFAGTNPTVNGRAIEVRIRVAGSRDLIMAIEREGYQPTVVSPASTLQLAELQQWRADWLREPAQPLAFSPVVALMRQSPATNGIDNPWLLWQRELPDRINSLKIGISSPVLSNGGLQTLITLAAQYHQTTELTIAQVQNSGFRGWLQRLSQRVVDWPASTGTLTTDFVIRPGVYDIITTYENLALQAFRQGEGRGLQSLRIAYPATPIISDHPFAILNAPWVGNPEREAAIRLRTFLLSPTEQTIAMREYGLRPANSQVRIDLDDSASLFGRYRNNGVQLDFPSQLALPTTGVVAALIDTWRAATGIQR from the coding sequence ATGCTCCGTACATCCCGCTTGATTGCCGGCACCTATCTCATCGCGACACTTGTCCTCATTGCGATTACCGTTATGAGTGGGCCAGTAGGTTGGGCGCCACTTCCATTACCGACCGCCGCTCCACCGATTCGGCTCGATATTGCGATCAGTTCGGAAAAAGAGGCATGGCTACGCAGCGCACTCGAACGCTTTGCCGGCACCAACCCAACCGTCAACGGTCGTGCCATCGAGGTACGTATACGTGTCGCCGGATCGCGTGATCTGATCATGGCGATTGAACGCGAAGGCTATCAGCCAACCGTCGTTAGCCCGGCCAGTACCCTTCAACTGGCCGAATTGCAGCAGTGGCGAGCCGATTGGTTACGCGAACCGGCCCAACCATTAGCGTTCTCGCCGGTTGTAGCGCTCATGCGCCAATCGCCTGCAACCAACGGTATCGATAATCCGTGGCTATTGTGGCAACGCGAACTCCCTGACCGGATCAACTCGCTTAAGATCGGTATCTCGTCACCGGTGTTGAGCAATGGAGGTCTGCAAACTCTGATTACGCTCGCCGCTCAGTATCACCAGACTACCGAACTAACCATCGCTCAAGTTCAGAACAGCGGATTCCGCGGTTGGCTACAACGCCTGAGCCAAAGAGTCGTCGACTGGCCGGCCAGCACCGGGACACTCACCACCGATTTTGTCATCCGACCCGGCGTGTACGACATCATTACCACCTACGAAAATCTCGCGTTGCAAGCATTCCGGCAGGGCGAAGGGCGTGGTCTCCAATCGCTCCGAATTGCGTACCCCGCGACCCCGATTATCAGTGACCATCCGTTTGCTATTCTGAATGCGCCATGGGTTGGAAACCCTGAACGCGAAGCTGCAATACGTCTACGCACATTTCTGCTCAGTCCAACTGAACAGACGATTGCCATGCGCGAGTATGGCTTGCGTCCGGCCAATTCGCAAGTAAGGATCGACCTCGACGATTCAGCATCACTGTTCGGACGATACCGCAACAACGGGGTCCAACTCGATTTTCCATCACAACTCGCGCTCCCAACAACCGGCGTCGTTGCCGCACTGATTGACACATGGCGCGCAGCGACAGGAATACAACGGTGA
- a CDS encoding carbohydrate ABC transporter permease — MTMQKSRQERHPNTLRREHREWLLFALFIGPNLLLFAVFTYWPLIYNVYLSLVRWDFLRPTMTFVGLQNYITAFGDPRFWNIIWQTATFTVWSVGLTLILGLLLALLLNQPLRFRNTARAIVFSPVVISGAVVAVVWSYIFDPRYGLIDQLLALIGLDSPNWLADPFWAMPAVIIVYVWKNIGYAVVIYLAGLQNIPRELYDAARVDGAGAWERFWHVTLPGLSPVAFFLSVTSILACFQSFDIIRVLTNGGPADATTTLIFHLYELGFVSYDAGKAGVVAVVLFLIMLALTIVQIRYIERQVTYG, encoded by the coding sequence ATGACCATGCAGAAGTCCCGTCAAGAGCGCCATCCGAACACATTACGGCGTGAACATCGCGAGTGGTTGCTCTTTGCACTCTTTATCGGCCCGAATCTCCTACTTTTTGCTGTCTTTACGTATTGGCCGCTGATATACAACGTCTACCTTAGTCTGGTGCGCTGGGATTTTTTGCGCCCGACGATGACGTTCGTAGGTCTACAAAACTACATCACGGCATTTGGTGATCCTCGCTTTTGGAACATTATCTGGCAAACGGCCACGTTTACCGTGTGGTCGGTCGGTTTAACGTTGATCTTGGGGTTGTTGTTGGCCTTGTTGCTCAACCAACCGCTCCGTTTCCGCAACACCGCCCGGGCGATTGTTTTCTCGCCGGTAGTGATTTCAGGGGCGGTGGTGGCGGTTGTGTGGAGCTATATCTTCGATCCGCGCTACGGCCTCATCGACCAGTTGTTGGCTTTGATCGGTCTTGATTCACCCAATTGGTTGGCCGATCCGTTTTGGGCTATGCCGGCGGTAATTATCGTGTATGTGTGGAAGAATATCGGTTATGCAGTGGTGATTTATCTCGCCGGCCTGCAAAATATTCCCCGCGAGTTGTACGATGCCGCTCGCGTTGATGGCGCCGGTGCGTGGGAACGGTTTTGGCATGTGACGCTCCCCGGCCTTTCGCCGGTGGCCTTCTTCCTTTCGGTCACGAGTATTCTCGCCTGCTTTCAATCCTTCGACATTATTCGCGTGCTGACCAACGGTGGTCCCGCCGATGCGACCACGACCCTGATTTTTCACCTCTACGAGTTGGGTTTTGTCTCGTATGACGCCGGTAAAGCAGGTGTGGTGGCTGTGGTGTTGTTCTTAATCATGCTCGCGCTGACGATCGTGCAAATCCGGTATATCGAGCGGCAAGTGACGTATGGATGA
- a CDS encoding carbohydrate ABC transporter permease, whose product MAVTNDLERVMTPVATRRRSQPLSLLLWRIAGYGALVIAVVTIGLPVYWTVMAAFKTSREIYSLPVTWWPANPTLNNFPAAWESAPFARYYLNSFITTFFGSAAEVILAIFSAYALAYLRFPRKDLVFLLLLAALMIPVEITIVPNYLTVARLGWINTYQGIIVPGAAIAYGTFLLRQAFLAVPNEILEAAKVDGAGHFRILTGIVVPIAQPAIVTMALLSVVSKWNDFLWPLIVTNTTDMRTLPIGVFWLRNSEGLANWGVVMAGSLFLIVPVLIGFLLAQRAIVEGMTAGAVKG is encoded by the coding sequence ATGGCAGTGACGAATGATCTTGAACGTGTGATGACGCCGGTGGCTACGCGACGACGATCACAACCACTTTCGCTGCTGTTGTGGCGTATCGCCGGATATGGCGCGCTGGTTATAGCTGTGGTTACGATCGGTCTACCGGTCTACTGGACGGTGATGGCCGCGTTTAAAACGAGCCGTGAGATTTATTCGTTGCCGGTGACATGGTGGCCGGCTAATCCGACACTGAACAATTTTCCGGCGGCGTGGGAGTCAGCGCCATTTGCTCGCTACTACCTCAATAGCTTTATTACGACCTTCTTTGGATCGGCTGCCGAGGTGATTTTGGCTATCTTTTCGGCTTACGCTTTGGCATATCTGCGCTTCCCCCGCAAAGATTTGGTTTTTCTCTTGTTGTTGGCGGCATTGATGATACCGGTCGAAATCACGATTGTGCCGAATTATCTGACCGTGGCTCGCCTTGGTTGGATCAATACCTATCAAGGCATTATCGTGCCGGGTGCAGCAATTGCCTATGGTACCTTCTTGCTCCGGCAGGCGTTTTTGGCCGTGCCAAACGAGATTCTCGAAGCGGCGAAGGTTGATGGAGCCGGTCACTTCCGCATTCTGACCGGTATTGTTGTGCCAATCGCTCAGCCGGCAATTGTGACGATGGCGTTGTTGTCGGTGGTCAGTAAGTGGAACGATTTTCTCTGGCCGTTGATCGTCACCAATACCACCGATATGCGCACGTTGCCGATAGGTGTTTTCTGGCTGCGGAACAGTGAGGGTTTAGCCAATTGGGGCGTAGTAATGGCCGGTTCGTTGTTCCTGATCGTGCCGGTGTTGATCGGGTTCTTGCTGGCGCAGCGCGCCATTGTCGAGGGGATGACCGCCGGTGCGGTGAAAGGCTAG